The sequence CGCGACGGCCGCGACGGCGGGGGTGGTGTCGTGCAGGGCGTTGAGCATGACGAAGTCGTGGATGACGCCGCCGTAGCGGGCCGCGGTGGTCGGGACGCCCGCGGCGCGTAGTCGAGCGGCGTAGGCCTCGCCCTCATCCCGCAGCACGTCGGCTTCGGCCGTGATGACGAGTGCGGGCGGCAGGCCAGCGAGTTGCTCCAGGCTCGCCCGCAGCGGGGATGCGGTGATCTGCGCGCGTTCGGCCTCGTCGGCGGTGTACTGGTCCCAGAACCATTTCATGCCGTCACGGGTCAGGAAATAGCCCTCGGCGAACCGCTCGTACGAACCGGTGTCGAACGCCGCGTTGGTGACCGGGTAGAAGAGCACCTGCCGGACGAAGCGGACGTCCCCGCGTTCCTTCGCCAGCAGGGTGAGCGCGGCGGCCATGTTGCCGCCGACCGAGTCGCCGGCCACCGAGAGATGCGAGGCGTCGAGCTTGTTCGCCGCGCCCTCCCGGACGATCCAGGCGGCGGTCGCGTAGCACTGCTCGACGGCGGTGGGATATCGCGCCTCGGGCGAGCGGTCGTACTCGGGAAAGACGACGGCCGACTGTGCCCCGAGGCAGAGGTCGCGCACCAGGCGGTCGTGGGTGTGCGCGTCGCCGAAGACCCAGCCAGCCCCGTGCACGTAGAGGATCACCGGCAGGATTCCCTGCGACCGCGGCGGCCGGACGATCCGGACCCGCAGCGGCCCGGCCGGGCTGTCGATCTCGGTCCACTCCTCGTCGACCAGCGGTTTGAAGATCTCGCTGCTCTGAACGTCGTCCACGGCACGGCGCCCCTCGGCGGGCGGCAGCTGGTAGAGGAACGGCGGGTTCCCGGTGGCCTCCGCGAAGGCCTGCGCCGCGGGCTCGAGGGTGAGGCCGTGCGGGTTGGCGGGCATACGGCGCCTTTCGCGAGTCGGACGGCGGGAGCGCGCGCCCGGGGCACGCCCGACCGGCTGTGCCATCGTCACGCCACCGGGCCAGGACCGCCACGCGGCGGACTCGCCGGCCCGACCGGCCTGGGCGCCGTGACCGGGCTCTGGACAGGTGGTGTTCGGGACGCAGCGGCGACGGTCCGCCCCGGTGGGGGTCGTTCGAACGGAACTCATATGTTCATCGGATGAGGTGGCCGGGACGCTGACACGGCGGCCAGAGACACGGTGACCAGAGACACCGTGGCCAGAAGCGAGGTCGGGGGCGGCATGGCGGGGGACGGGCCACGGCTGCTGGTCGTCGACGACGAGCCGAACATCCTCGACATGCTGCGGATGGCGCTGCGGTTCCACGGCTTCGACGTGGTCACCGCGCGGTCGGGCCACGAGGCCACGGCCGAGGTGACCGCTCGGCGCCCCGACCTGCTGGTCCTGGACATCATGCTGCCCGACGGCGACGGGCTGGAGCTGTGCCGGCGGTGGCGGGAGCAGGGCGTCGAGGTGCCCGTCGTGTTCCTGACCGCGCGCGACCGGCACGCCGACAAGATCGCCGGGCTGACGTACGGCGGCGACGACTACGTCACGAAGCCGTTCTCGATCGACGAGCTGGTCGCCCGGATCCGGGCCGTGCTGCGCCGGACCCGTCGGGAGCAGGCCGCCGACACCGGGACGGCGCCGCTGACCTTCGCCGACCTCACCCTGGACGAGACGACCCACAGCGTCACCCGGGCCGGCCAGCACGTCGAGCTGGCCCCGACCGAGTACCGGCTGCTGCGCTACCTGCTGGTCAACCCGAACCGGGTGCTGTCGCGCGAGCAGATCCTCGACGCCGTGTGGGACACGGACTACCGGGGCGGAGCCACCGTGGTCGACCAGTACGTCAGCTACCTGCGGCGCAAGCTCGCGCCCTACGGGCCGCCGCTCATCCACACCCAGCGGGGCTTCGGGTACGCGCTGCGCGACGGGCAGCCCGGCCCCGGTCCGGCGTGACCGGGCAGGCGCCGTGACACTGCGGGTCCGCCTCATGCTCGGGCTGCTGGTCCTGCTGGCGATCTGTCTGGGGACGGCCGGGACGGCGAGCGCGCTGGCATTGCGGTCCCACCTGACCCAGGAGACCGACGACCGGCTGGAAGGGG is a genomic window of Pseudofrankia inefficax containing:
- a CDS encoding alpha/beta hydrolase, whose protein sequence is MPANPHGLTLEPAAQAFAEATGNPPFLYQLPPAEGRRAVDDVQSSEIFKPLVDEEWTEIDSPAGPLRVRIVRPPRSQGILPVILYVHGAGWVFGDAHTHDRLVRDLCLGAQSAVVFPEYDRSPEARYPTAVEQCYATAAWIVREGAANKLDASHLSVAGDSVGGNMAAALTLLAKERGDVRFVRQVLFYPVTNAAFDTGSYERFAEGYFLTRDGMKWFWDQYTADEAERAQITASPLRASLEQLAGLPPALVITAEADVLRDEGEAYAARLRAAGVPTTAARYGGVIHDFVMLNALHDTTPAVAAVAQASAFLAAAARE
- a CDS encoding response regulator transcription factor translates to MAGDGPRLLVVDDEPNILDMLRMALRFHGFDVVTARSGHEATAEVTARRPDLLVLDIMLPDGDGLELCRRWREQGVEVPVVFLTARDRHADKIAGLTYGGDDYVTKPFSIDELVARIRAVLRRTRREQAADTGTAPLTFADLTLDETTHSVTRAGQHVELAPTEYRLLRYLLVNPNRVLSREQILDAVWDTDYRGGATVVDQYVSYLRRKLAPYGPPLIHTQRGFGYALRDGQPGPGPA